The stretch of DNA ATCTCCGGGAAGTTGCCACTAGCAGAATCCCAACACGTTTCTTGTTGAAGCCGCGCACGCACAATGGCTAAGGAGGATCAAGCGTGTGCGTGTGAGACAAGTGATGCCCCCTTGGCTAATCTTATCTGGATCATGTCCCGACGAGCAGAGAAGTGCAGGACTCCACCCCGGTCCAGATCCCGCCTCCTTAGGGAAAGGCGTACGATGGAAACAATGTGCGGCACACTGTTGTTCGTTTGCTGCTAGCTACCTACTTGAAGTTATGTATAACAAGCGATGTCTGTTGCGTTGGGGTGCTACACGATAAAAAATAGGTGATATGGGCACTTTGGCGGCATCAATTCAATCAtctcttctcatcatgagtaatctGTTTTATAATATGGTGCGTATAGATTTTTTGAGAAGTAAAACTTTATAAAGTTTAATTAAGTATTTTTTAGAAAATTTTCTGTCTATTCATTTTCAATGATGACAGTAAATGAATATTAGAAGTAATAAGAATTATAtcgagatccgtagaccacctagcgatgactacaatcACTGAAGCACCTCGAAGCCACGCCGTCGTCATCGCCCCCCTCCCCCCCTTCCCCCGGCCGGAGCCGGACAAAACATGTTgcagtagacagtcggaaagtcatcgtgctaaggcacTATAGGACCAGCAGATCAGAACAACAAcgccgccgatgaagagtagcgtagatcggaaggatccaacctgaaaaaACACAAACTTAGACAAACTATGAACAGATCCGAGCACCACCAAGAACAGATCAGCCGAAGACACACCCCCACACGTCTACCGACGATGCTAGACACACAACCGGGacaggggctaggcggggagaatctTATTTCATCTTTATAGAGCCGCCGTTGTCTCGTCTTCCTGAACAGGatacaaatcctaacaaaactcaaAGGAATATCTAAAAAAACAGAACCCTCCCGTCGGCAAGGGTCGGGATCCACCACGGCGCCGTGGCCTAAGGCCACCGAACTTTATAAAATTGGATCAAGTTTATAGGGAtaactatttatatctacaatatcaaatatatAAAGTATGAAAGTTCATCTATAATGAATTTAATGAAATAAATTTAGCATTCTAAATGTAAATGTTTTTTCTTCACAAATTTGATCAAAGTTTATGATGCTTTACTTTTCAAAAAATCTATAAGCACCACATTATGGAACATTAGTATAACAATTGGATCGACTATGTAGGTGTGGCGTGGGGGCCACCACCCACCGGTCTAGAAGATTGGTTAGATCTGATGGGCTTTCGCAATCGTACTTATAAACAACATATTCAGTTGATATAAGTGGCAGGCTCTATCACTCTATCCTCTTCCCCCCTCTGCCGGCCGCCTCCCCTGCTGCTCTCCGACCCCGATCTGCAGCTCTGCTCCTCCTGGAAACTTTCCAGGCCTTAAAAGGTAAACGGCGGCGCTGCATCCCTTCCTTCCTGCATGCTGATCGCTTTCTTCTCCGCGTGTTCTGTCTCCTTTGTTGGCTATGGTATGAAGATATGATCCAGCGGGTTTTCCTCGCCTTATCCATCCCCCATGTTCTTTCTCAACTGGATCATCTCAGCCACATCCACATCTGGTCAAACTGGTTCCGCGAGCTGCGTCTATGAGAGCCAGGGTTTATACTTATAATAGTACTAGTTTTTTTCCTTGGTTTATCTTCTATTACAAAATACATCAAATTGTATTaaattaagacacttattttgggacggagggttaGTACTACTAGGAATCACTTTCAATCAGTTCCATTACAAGCTAGTCTTGTTACAGCTGCCGGGAACATGAGCATAAACTTGCTTCAAATGATTAGTATCTGTACTCCAGAGTGACCGATTTTCTTTGGAAATAGGAGAAGGTTTTATCCAACTCTCTAGAGTAACTGCAGCAGAGCTTTTTCCACTGCAATTATGGGAGTGTTAATGCCTTTTCAGGAAACATATTATGAGAGTGTTAACATTTCCTTGTGCGTGTCGATTTAATTTTTGTTTAGCTGTTGCATGTGTTTAATATCTGAAATTGACTTCCGTTACTCGTCGATGTTTGAAGATTACTCAGTAGCCATGTAACTGGAAACAAGGCACTCATGTTTCTGCCAGAGGGTTACTGAACACATCACTTTCTTCGTCTTTGGATATGTGTTAACAGGCTCATCACTGAAAGAGGACTTCATGTACATGGCCTTTAAGACTCTGCAAGCTCCACCCAGTTTAGCAAGGCCAGACAGTTCCAGTTTCAGTCCCTCCAACTCTAAGTCTTATTGTTATCAGCCAAAACCTCACTCAAGACCGCAAGCAAGAATTGCCACGAAGAATCGCCTTCAGAGTTCACCAGTCCTGAAATGCAGAGCCAATCCACGTGACCGCGTCGACGAGGTTGTCCAGTCCCATCATGATCATCAGAGTACTGAGATCCCCATACTCCTGCACCCATCGGTTGTTTTCCCCAGCCAGACGCTGCAGCTGCAGACGGTTGAGTTCAGATACCGCATCATGATGCAGACACTACTACTCCAGGAAGGCCACAGCTTTGGTATCATCTACTCCAGCAGGAAAGATAACAGGATGGCTGATGTTGGATGCATGGTCCGTATCGTTCAGTGTGATAAGCTCGTCAATGACCGGTTCTTCCTGACGTGCGTCGGCGGTGATCGGTTCCGTGTCCTGGAGGTCGTCAGAACAAAGCCCTATGTCATCGCAAGAGTCCAGGTACTAAAAGACAGAGACTCGCCTGATTCAAGTAACCTGGGGTGCCTGATGCAGCAGGTGGAAGGGCACTTGAAGGACGTGACAATGCTTTCAGACAAGCTCAGCTGGAAACTAATGGGAGCCCAGGCTAGGCAGGTCAGCAGGATGCATTCTCCGGAGTCTTTCTCCTTAGTTGTCGCTCGGTTGTTTGTCGAAGATCGTTCAGAGCAGCAATGGTTGCTCGGGTTAGATGATACAGCACAGCGGTTGGTGAGAGAAGAAAGGTATCTTCAACAGAGGAGCAAGTACCTGGCAGCTGTAGCGGCGCTTAGGGACGCATTTGGGCAACTGTCCTGCAATAAGAACCAGTAGCAGACCTGGTGCATTGCAGCTGCCATTCTGGTAATAGGAGTATGTTCGTGCTAGTGTGCTACATTGTAGTTTAATACTTACTTTGCTTCTGTTGTAATGTgtatgtatatattg from Triticum dicoccoides isolate Atlit2015 ecotype Zavitan chromosome 6A, WEW_v2.0, whole genome shotgun sequence encodes:
- the LOC119314661 gene encoding LON peptidase N-terminal domain and RING finger protein 2-like, whose protein sequence is MYMAFKTLQAPPSLARPDSSSFSPSNSKSYCYQPKPHSRPQARIATKNRLQSSPVLKCRANPRDRVDEVVQSHHDHQSTEIPILLHPSVVFPSQTLQLQTVEFRYRIMMQTLLLQEGHSFGIIYSSRKDNRMADVGCMVRIVQCDKLVNDRFFLTCVGGDRFRVLEVVRTKPYVIARVQVLKDRDSPDSSNLGCLMQQVEGHLKDVTMLSDKLSWKLMGAQARQVSRMHSPESFSLVVARLFVEDRSEQQWLLGLDDTAQRLVREERYLQQRSKYLAAVAALRDAFGQLSCNKNQ